The genomic stretch CTGGTCACGGGCGACCCCGGCTTCGCCCTGCCCACGAGCCGGCGCACGATCGCGCTGTCCTCCCTGCCCGTCCCGGGCGATCCGCTCGCCGGAGCCTTCGCCGAGACGGCCGACATCGGGCTGCTCGCCCTCGAACCCCACACGACGACCCGGATCCGGATCAACGGCGTGGCGCGGCGCGAAGGGGAATCCCTGCACATCCGCACCGAGCAGGTCCTGGGCAACTGCCCCAAGTACCTCCAGGTACGGGTCCCGGTCGCGGACGGGCCGGCCTCCGCCTCCCGGGAGACCCGGGGCGGCGACGCGCTGACACCCGAGCAGGAGAAGTGGATCCGCAGCGCGGACACCTTCTTCATCGCCAGTCAGGCCGACGGCTACGGCGCGGACTCCTCGCACCGGGGCGGCGACCCCGGCTTCGTCACGGTGGCGGGACCGCGCAGGCTCGTATGGCCCGACTACTTCGGCAATTCCTTCTACATGACCCTGGGCAATCTGCAGCTCAACGAGAACTGCGGACTGCTCTTCCTGGACTGGGAGTCCGGCCACACCCTGCAACTGACGGGCAAGGCACGGATCAACTGGGCCGAGGGGGACCGGGCGGACGTGCCCGGAGCCCTGCGGATGTGCGAGTTCGACATCGAGCGCGTGGTGCAGATCGACGGGGCGACCCGGCTGCGCTGGGCGTTCGGCGGTCCCTCGCCCTACAACCCGCCGGCGCCGTCGCGGGGCTGATCCCCCCTCAGCCCCGCGCCGCCCCCTCCCCCGGTCCCCCCTGGTCACCGTCCGGCCGTGCCGCCCTCCCCCGTCGGCGCGGCCGGACGGTGTCGCATCCCCGTCCGGCACCTCTCCCCGTCTAAGGACTGACTGCGCCATGCCCGATGCCGACGATCCGTACACGACCTCCCCCCCGGCTCCGCGCCGACGTCTCGACGCTCCCCGCCTACGTGCCGGGCCGCGCGGCACGCGACGAGT from Streptomyces sp. NBC_01264 encodes the following:
- a CDS encoding pyridoxamine 5'-phosphate oxidase family protein; the encoded protein is MIKTPHHEGEQAVQKQAGEGGPGWGSPMFDDVIQPGFDQYLMRQRMLFLGGADATGAMWSSLVTGDPGFALPTSRRTIALSSLPVPGDPLAGAFAETADIGLLALEPHTTTRIRINGVARREGESLHIRTEQVLGNCPKYLQVRVPVADGPASASRETRGGDALTPEQEKWIRSADTFFIASQADGYGADSSHRGGDPGFVTVAGPRRLVWPDYFGNSFYMTLGNLQLNENCGLLFLDWESGHTLQLTGKARINWAEGDRADVPGALRMCEFDIERVVQIDGATRLRWAFGGPSPYNPPAPSRG